GCAAGTCAAAAAGTGGATCCTTCATTGGGCGTAAGGAAGGATGATTCCTTTTCTGAAACAGCATTAAAAGACATACATCGGGAACTAACTAACTCCCATTATCATACACACAAAGAGGTGAAACATAAGGAAGAGTTTAAGTGCCCATTAACCCCAAAAGGTGGCAGCTTACATAGTGAGGAAGGAGATGTGAGTAACTTCCATGCATCTACTTGCCATATAGTCAGGACGATTTGGAATGATCCCTCTACAGCCCCGAGTTCTGACCGCCCGCCCGGCAGAGACGTGTACAACTCCTTTGGCTGTGGACCTTTACTGATTACAATTACACAAGACTGCAGGGTCATCGAATCCCTCGATGGGAGGGACGACCCAGCACTGAGTGTAGTTCCCACACAGACAGTGTCTGATGAAGATGGTTGCAAAAAGCAAAAGGTTTATGAGACTGATGAATTCATCCATTATTTACTGAACTACTATCAGACACCAGGCTATGCACGTGTCTGCTCAGAGCCAAAACCCACTGTGAACAAGTGCTGGTGGAAGAGAGTAGTGTCCGATGGTGATAGTGATTTTGACATCAGCTTGAGTAACAAAGATGGTCAGCACTTCATGGAAGTGAGTCCTGTACAAAACTTCAACAAGAGAAATTGTAGTTGCGATGATAACTATAGGCTGGTGATCACTGCTGGGGAACTTCAGTCAACAGGCACAGTGTTAGAAAACAAGACCCATGGGGGTAGGTTTGCAAAAAAGTTGCAAGTGCGGAGGAATGACTCACTGACTGTCAATAACTTACCACATGCTGGACTGAATCATTCTTTGCATTGCACTGCTGTTAGTCATGATAAAGAACTCAAACCAGAAGATGGTAGCGATGAAGGTACTGTACTATACAAGATACGTAGATCTGCTTGCAGATTAAAGGATCTGTTGGAAGAGATCAGTGATTCTGAGTACTTTAGAGAGGCACATAGCGGCTTAatgaagagaacagaaagaaggTGTGAAGAAATTTACAGCAATTGTAATAAAGGGTGCTTGCCTGccaaagctggggaaagaagattACTGGTTTGCCTTAAAAATGTAACTCTGGAAGGtcaagagaaggaaagcagcaaatGTAGTTTCTGTTCTAATTCTGTCCATCAGGGCTTAGTAAGGCAGTGTGAACATAAGCTTAAGAAGTCGTGCAAGAGGTCTAGTAGTAAATTAAGACATGAAGGACAGAAAAGTGAGAGACAGtccagggaagaggagagaaatgcttccaaaatgaagaaaaggcaaaaaaagctttcttctaaTCTTTTATCTGATGAATGTGGCTTTTCAGAGATGGACACTTGCATGCAGCTGGAGTCGCTCAGAAAGATACaaacaaaatgtaagaaaatgctCCATGACAAAGTGAAATTCAAGACATTTCATGCTGCCATGACAACACCAGATGTTGCTGCTCATGATGGCTCGCCACTTCAGGAGACTCTCCAGAGGACAGGTGAGAAAGAGGGACACCAGAACTAAGGTGACTGAATCTGACAGGTCTCTGGCAGGTGAGGTTAGTTGCCGCAGTTCTTACAGTCATGAATgataagtgtttttaaaaagagttttaaaaagcatacacatagcataaaaaaaaaaagagtgcgaCTTCTCTGCGGTTAAAGGTTTGTTCAGTTTAGCTCAGAAACACTACACACATCTGCAGTTGAAGAGTAGTATTTGTCTACTTAGTTGTATAGCAAAGCATCTGTCATGGGCATTAGGTGGTTATTCTGTTAATAACAACATGAATGCTAACAACATGCTTTAGACGACTAAAACATTGTTAGGCAACTCAGTATGTGGTACATCTGTGTGGGAAGTACTGTCTGAAGTTAGTGAATTTATATACAGGTAGTAATTTGATCTGCATACAGGATTACTGTGTTTCTGGCTATTGTTACTCACAGCCCTTTCACAGTTTCCTATGCTTTCTGTTTGTTGGCATATACCGTACAGCTACCTCCCCCtaccctttccctccctgccccaccaaCAAACTCATTTCAAGTAACTTTTTCATATACTTATCTACAGGAGATGAGAGGAAATTAATGTTGAGAAGAGAGATGGATGCAGATGTCAGAGGATGCTCTCTGTTTCCTCTTGAGATAATTCAGACAAACCCCTGCTCAGATACTTTCTGTGGAGCAGAGCCCAGAAGAGGATGCTGAACAGCTACTATATAATGGCTCTCAAGTTTCTATATAGAAGTGGGAGAAGAAAGCCCTTTGACCATTAAATGGTATATGAaatactgggggtttttttgcttaggTAATTCCTTTGGTTAGAATATCTAACTGGTGTAGTGAGCCACAAAACCAGAATCTGTGTTTGCCTTCTGGATAACAAACGACCAAAACTTTCCGCAGGGCCAGACGAACTTTCATGGACCAGTTGCTAAGAATTCGAAAGGTTACAGATTGAGAGCTCAAAGTGTTATATTGTGATTAAATGTAGGGAACCGTGTAAATATCAAAGTTGCAGTATTTAGTAATAATGAGTCATTGGAAAAAAACATAGCTGTGTAAATACCAGAGCAAGCATATGAAGTGCCTCCTCAATCAGATCGTTAAAATGATGGGGCTGGAAGGTGTGGGGGACGTTTATACTCAATTGTGTGAAGTAATAGATTTCCAAATATGGAAAAAATCCCATCTTCTGTAAAACCCACactggaaaaatgctttttttctatttacaatTGTAGAGGTGTTTCTGAAAACTTGCTGGTCTTTTGGAGGATGGATTTCACTGAACTTGTGCTGGATGTAGTGCTTCCAGGAACCCAAATGATTGTCTAAGCAAAGCTCTGAATGTTAGATGGTGAAAGGGCAATGTTTGTCAGCTTGCTGACAGTCCCCGTATGGATGCAGGTTGAAAATTTGTCCACAGGATTTCAAAATGTGCCCTTTTGAAGGCACATGCAGTGAGATAGCTATTTAGTATGAGTTTCCTTACAAACATTTCCAGAAGAATTGTCAAATGTCAGATTCGTGCTGCATGTAGgcaaaaatgtgaaaatgcagTCTAGGAGCTTGAGTTATATCCATATTTGTTCAGCTGCCTATATTTACAAGACAGCAACAATTGCTTTTGGACAAAGTCCCTTAGCAGGATACAGAGGACCAGTTCTAAGTTCGATACACTGattatttcagctttcattttagtATGCTTTATTTATTACATGTCAATATACTAAGTTAATGTCATGATGTTGCCTTCATTACATAGAATCTTACCCATGTTTGTAACTTCTGGTctaataaatagtaataaaaaaaatagtaattgttCGTGGTAGATagattccccctcccccccccgccagtgTTCAATACTGGTGATTCCTACAGGCTTCTAAACCAGGTTTTATCAGTCTTCTCTGTTCATACGTTCAGATGTTGAGTGCCTTTTCAGGATCATGAATGACAAATGGTTGCTACTCAAAGTACTCTTAGTCTATTACTTTTATCtaaaaagatgttattttcttGACATAAATATTTTCTGACTATTTTGGAGAACTTTATGCCCCTCATAAGTCTCCTTTTTAGTATTTTATGGAGTTACAATGAAGATCAGCTATTGTATTTGTTGACCATGTAAAATGTTTCACTCGCACTGATACAACATACCaagggtgtttgttttttctctacgCAATATTTGCAGATTAATTATGGCAAAACTTTCCCCTCTGCCAATCTGTAGACAGTCTTGTGTCCCTAAGTACCCATTTCCCATGAGACAGGCTTTTCAATTACAGGTGAGGAAGTATTTCTTCTTGTTAATCTGGGGGAGCAGGAACTAAAGATTTCCTTCGGTGTAAATGTCCAGTGTTTTATGAACATGTCACAATATTCAATAACAAATAAATACCAGTTCTGTAATAGCTTCTTGCGTTCACCTATATTGATTGAAGCTGATAAAGCAAATACTCTACTTCCAAGTCCTCATTCCATCTAAAAGATTGttagtaaataaaatacatgtgcaCTTTAAAATGTGAGACACCATTGTAATCTTCATACTGAAACAGAACTTCTGTGTTTCCTATCTGTTTACAGATGGCATTATTTAGAACCTGTTTTCAGGTATGTTCATACTAATTCCTTACTTTTCCTATCGACACACTTAGTTTGAGCCCCATCCTTTCATATGCAGGACTGTTCAGTATCATTTTGTTTATTGTCATGAAGGATAATCTTTAAAGGAAGTATAATCTTTAAAGGTACATATAACAGTTTGCTTTAGAACTCTTCAAATGCATAGCTTTGTAGATAAAATTTCAATAGTTATAGAAATAAATGTCACATGTCAAGTATGGAAGTTACAGAATGTTTAGACAAATAGAACATTTCATAGGTGAAGAAGATGcattaaaagcagcatttatatAGTTCAGCAGTGGAAATGTTTTAACATTGCTAGCATTATTTTACGCCTTTCAGTTTGAGCCTGGTGTGTGCTGTTGTACTCAGCTGCTGTTTCAagaggtgggggttttttataGAAACATGGTTTACTCTGACATGTATGAAGTGGGGCCCTGAGACTGTAGATTTGCAATCAAATCTGAATTTCTGTACAAAACTAATGAAAATGCCTCCTACCAGAGCTAGTGAGAACAGAAATCTTCTCAGGGGAGCTGTCTGAACTGGgcttgttatttaaaataacGTGGCCAGTTGGTTGTGCCTTGTGCTAAATGCTGAAGTCAAAATCCTATGGGCTGTTTAGAAATACACAATGTCCATTATTATATTACTCTGTCTGCTTGAAATACAAGAATATAGCAATTATGATCTAAAGCTCTTTCCTCTTAATCCAGAGATCCCAGGCAATGCATAGAAACACTTCGCCTTTTGTAAAGCCCCTTACATAATCCTTGACATAAGCGTTCATTCCTGAACTGTTTTTGTTTCGCTGAAACAGCATGAAGTAAGAGCTAATACAGGTGATTAAGAGCAGGTAAGAGTCCAGACAAAAGAATACCTGAATTGTACAAAGCAGCTGAGAGCGCGCCAGAACTGGTTGGAAATGAGATGCTACTTGATTGTTTTGATTTGTCCTAGAGCTCCTCCCAAATGCCTTGGTGACACACAAGTAATGGGTGTTTGGATGCTTCAGCTGAGGGAGATTGCTGAGTCTCTGCCCTTAGTTGGTCATTGTGTCCTCCTTAGTTAGTGTACAATCTGTTAAGGTACCTGGCATGGTTCTTTTTGCTTAGTCATTGCAGCCAGTCACTGTTGAAGGAAGGGATCAAATTGCAATCAACAGAGTAAAAAATAAGCTAAAACTCATACATTTTCTCCAGcactttagaagaaaataaaatccatgccTGCTGCTTCATGAAACCACTGCTTTTGTgacttgctgcttttcctttcgcaataaatttgttttctctgaaaaagcagTCTTGCCAAAGTGTAATACTTCCCAAGAGGCACACAGATGCTTAACATTAAGCTCTGCCTTGTGTTACTGCCTGTTTTCTgggtagtttttatttttctttgtgatgCATCATGTTGTAGTGTATAGATTATATAGATTAATACTTAAAATAGTGCTAGTTCCTCAGGATACATTATGGACCAACTTAAGAGTCAGATGGTCGGGTCCACTGAAGGGTGGGTTACAGACCAGCCTAGTTCTGCTACATGACTGCTTTCCAAATCTCCAGCTTTTGCTCACTTTTCACAATGACTCGAGCCTTTTTATGCCTAACTCTCTTTTTGCAAGCATATTATACAACATGAACATGTTCTATATTTAATGTTCTGTTAAAGTTATGCTACAGAACTGTATTTACAGGTATTCAGCTAGAACACACTATACTCAGTCTATGTGTTGGATAATGTAAGGCGTTGCAGAAGGACAATATAAAACTTGAAACACTGGGGGAGGATTAAGTATCACATTTagttgcaggaaataaaaaacagacaTCACCATTATGCaagagtattttattttctgccttaaacaaataaaaaagcacatTTCTGATTTGAGGTAAACCATTAGTAGTAGTTTGCAAAGGGTATAAatgtctctaaaaataaaatagcaacacAAAGGTCATGACAAGATTTACACGTGTCTCTAGACCTTCATTAGGTAGTTTATACAGTACCACTTTACACAAGCTATCTGGCTCAAACAACCGCACTCTTCATTTGAAGGCCCAGTGtaaccaaaagaaaacaccatgtcAGTGTTAGGATGGAGGGAAAGTCATTCGTTCTCGCCACAGATGGTCTCAGGCACTTTAACGTGTGTGTCAACTTGTACAGGAAAGCTGCTGTTGTGCAACGCACTCTTACTTCCGATCTTACTTTGCCTCGTTCACACCTTCCCACTCAGGACTCAGTTCATCATTTCAGTCGTGTTGCCAAATTAAAACAACTCGTCTGAACCAGAGAAACTAAATACAAGGAGCTATACCAGACAGGCACCCAAGCAGAATCACTTTGACATGAAACATGTTTACAAGTGACCAGCAAATCATTAGTTACCTCCTTGGAATTTCTGAGAAAGTTTTGCACAAGTATTTTGAATGACAAAGGAacacatttacatttttccttgGTGAAATCCGTTTACCCAGCCCCCTCTGGTAGGAGACTAGGTTACATAGTTGAACAAACCTAGTAATTAAGCATAGATGTGAGGTAAGAGAGTAAATAAGTAAAAAACA
The sequence above is drawn from the Rissa tridactyla isolate bRisTri1 chromosome 9, bRisTri1.patW.cur.20221130, whole genome shotgun sequence genome and encodes:
- the LOC128915178 gene encoding A-kinase anchor protein 17B-like, whose protein sequence is MPEWEERKSLLAQRRVESVRLLTVLLNHVKDIAQLASQKVDPSLGVRKDDSFSETALKDIHRELTNSHYHTHKEVKHKEEFKCPLTPKGGSLHSEEGDVSNFHASTCHIVRTIWNDPSTAPSSDRPPGRDVYNSFGCGPLLITITQDCRVIESLDGRDDPALSVVPTQTVSDEDGCKKQKVYETDEFIHYLLNYYQTPGYARVCSEPKPTVNKCWWKRVVSDGDSDFDISLSNKDGQHFMEVSPVQNFNKRNCSCDDNYRLVITAGELQSTGTVLENKTHGGRFAKKLQVRRNDSLTVNNLPHAGLNHSLHCTAVSHDKELKPEDGSDEGTVLYKIRRSACRLKDLLEEISDSEYFREAHSGLMKRTERRCEEIYSNCNKGCLPAKAGERRLLVCLKNVTLEGQEKESSKCSFCSNSVHQGLVRQCEHKLKKSCKRSSSKLRHEGQKSERQSREEERNASKMKKRQKKLSSNLLSDECGFSEMDTCMQLESLRKIQTKCKKMLHDKVKFKTFHAAMTTPDVAAHDGSPLQETLQRTGDERKLMLRREMDADVRGCSLFPLEIIQTNPCSDTFCGAEPRRGC